In Candidatus Defluviibacterium haderslevense, the following are encoded in one genomic region:
- a CDS encoding leucine--tRNA ligase, which translates to MEFKHHEVEERWKAYWIQHGTNKVDNDYSKPKYYILDMFPYPSGSGLHVGHPLGYIASDILARYWKMKGYNVLHPMGFDAFGLPAEQYAIQTGMHPRLSTELNIDRYRKQLNNIGINYDWSREVITSDPNYYKWTQWIFIQLFKSYYCTIDHKAKPIEQLILHFEKWGSESLNAFTNEPVQFTANDWKNKSNKERDDILMNFRLVYRKKGFVNWCEALGTVLANDEIKDGVSERGGHPVEKKPMMQWAMRITAYAERLLADLDHLQWSDSLKAMQRNWIGKSVGAQVHFQVEHLNDSIEVFTTRPDTIFGVSFIVLAPEHELVKRITTSEQFDEVEQYLLSVTKKTDLERLAETKIVNGVFSGSYCIHPFSGKRIPIWIAEYVLIDYGSGAIMAVPSHDLRDQAFALKFGLPLLPVLDQSEFPNASPEEKMGIIINSDFLNQMNVADAIDAAILLIEAKKIGNRKLQYRMRDANFSRQRYWGEPFPVYFDSEGVCHTIDESELPLTLPEIETIKPGTNGKSPIADCEEWVNYSPNKIRETDTMPGYAGSSWYFLRYMDPHNQEAFASKESLNYWQDVDFYIGGTEHAVGHLMYSRFWHKFLYDSGYVPTTEPFKKLVNQGMIQGVIESICLIKNSHPPHFISSDMCSEFEIEQLAFIPVHVDFVSNYGSPDSHLSVQGIHKFCSWLSDYKDAIFQNTSFQGNQDVLPSDFKLSTKSEVGKMSKRYHNVVNPDDVVDMYGADVFRMYEMFLGPLEDSKPWDTKGITGVSGFIKKYFSLVETVMQNNHSNSSDPTKEELMVLHTCIKKVSADIEQVSFNTSVSAFMICVNELRRLNCSNRQILKTLNELLAPFAPFITEEVNAMLGEQSSVHHSSYPIANEAYLVRDTAMYPVSVNGKKRYEWTVSKSISDDELKQQVLELEEIKKWIEGHDIKKLIFVPGERSIL; encoded by the coding sequence ATGGAGTTTAAGCATCATGAAGTAGAAGAGCGGTGGAAGGCATACTGGATCCAGCATGGCACCAATAAAGTTGATAATGATTATTCAAAGCCCAAATATTATATTTTAGATATGTTTCCATACCCATCTGGATCTGGTCTGCATGTAGGGCATCCATTGGGTTATATTGCTTCGGATATTTTAGCACGATATTGGAAAATGAAAGGATATAATGTGTTGCATCCCATGGGTTTTGATGCATTTGGATTGCCTGCAGAACAATATGCTATACAGACAGGAATGCATCCTCGTCTATCAACAGAACTAAACATAGATCGATATCGGAAGCAACTCAACAATATTGGTATTAATTATGATTGGTCTAGAGAAGTAATTACCAGCGACCCTAATTATTATAAATGGACCCAATGGATTTTTATTCAATTGTTTAAATCTTATTATTGTACCATAGATCATAAAGCCAAACCAATTGAACAACTTATTTTACATTTTGAAAAATGGGGTAGTGAATCTTTGAACGCATTTACAAATGAACCTGTTCAATTTACTGCTAATGATTGGAAAAATAAATCAAATAAGGAGAGGGATGATATACTCATGAATTTTAGATTGGTATATCGCAAAAAAGGATTTGTGAATTGGTGTGAAGCATTAGGTACAGTACTTGCAAATGATGAGATCAAAGATGGTGTTTCTGAACGTGGTGGTCATCCTGTTGAGAAGAAGCCTATGATGCAATGGGCTATGAGAATTACGGCTTATGCTGAGCGATTATTAGCAGATTTAGATCATTTGCAATGGTCCGATTCATTAAAAGCTATGCAAAGAAATTGGATAGGAAAATCAGTTGGTGCACAAGTCCATTTCCAAGTCGAACATTTGAATGATTCCATTGAAGTATTTACAACAAGACCTGATACTATTTTTGGTGTTAGTTTTATTGTCCTGGCTCCTGAACATGAATTGGTCAAACGTATTACCACTTCAGAACAATTTGATGAGGTTGAACAATATCTATTATCTGTAACAAAAAAAACAGATCTCGAGCGACTTGCAGAAACTAAAATAGTAAATGGTGTTTTTTCCGGGTCTTATTGTATTCATCCTTTTTCTGGTAAGAGGATTCCAATCTGGATTGCAGAATATGTACTCATCGATTATGGGTCTGGAGCTATTATGGCTGTCCCAAGTCATGATTTAAGGGATCAGGCTTTTGCTTTAAAATTTGGCTTGCCATTATTACCAGTTTTAGATCAATCTGAATTTCCAAATGCTTCACCTGAAGAAAAAATGGGTATAATCATAAATTCTGATTTCTTGAATCAAATGAATGTTGCAGACGCAATTGATGCAGCCATTCTTCTAATTGAAGCCAAAAAAATAGGTAATCGAAAGTTGCAATATCGAATGCGAGATGCTAATTTTAGCCGCCAACGATATTGGGGAGAGCCATTTCCAGTTTATTTTGATTCGGAAGGTGTTTGTCACACTATTGATGAGTCTGAATTGCCATTGACACTACCAGAAATTGAAACCATAAAACCAGGCACTAATGGAAAATCTCCTATCGCAGATTGTGAAGAATGGGTGAATTATAGTCCAAATAAAATACGTGAAACAGACACCATGCCAGGATATGCTGGATCGAGTTGGTATTTTTTAAGATACATGGATCCGCATAATCAAGAAGCATTTGCAAGTAAAGAATCTTTGAATTATTGGCAAGATGTCGACTTCTATATTGGAGGAACAGAGCATGCTGTTGGCCATCTGATGTACTCCCGTTTTTGGCATAAATTTTTATATGATAGCGGTTATGTTCCAACAACAGAACCGTTTAAGAAATTGGTCAATCAAGGTATGATTCAAGGTGTTATTGAATCTATTTGTTTAATTAAAAATAGCCACCCACCTCATTTTATATCATCTGACATGTGTTCTGAATTTGAAATTGAGCAATTGGCTTTTATTCCGGTTCATGTCGATTTCGTTAGTAATTACGGCTCACCGGATTCACATCTTAGCGTTCAAGGGATACATAAATTTTGTTCTTGGTTAAGCGATTATAAAGATGCCATTTTTCAAAATACTTCCTTCCAAGGTAACCAAGATGTTTTGCCATCCGATTTTAAATTGAGCACTAAAAGTGAAGTAGGAAAAATGTCTAAACGATACCACAACGTTGTCAATCCTGATGATGTGGTTGACATGTATGGTGCAGATGTTTTTCGAATGTATGAAATGTTTCTTGGGCCTTTAGAAGATTCAAAACCTTGGGATACAAAAGGAATTACAGGTGTATCCGGATTTATTAAAAAATATTTTTCGTTGGTAGAAACGGTCATGCAAAATAATCATTCTAATTCCTCAGATCCAACTAAAGAAGAATTGATGGTATTACATACTTGTATTAAAAAGGTAAGTGCAGATATCGAACAAGTTTCATTTAATACTTCTGTAAGTGCCTTTATGATTTGTGTGAATGAGTTGCGCCGATTGAATTGCTCTAATAGACAAATATTAAAAACATTAAACGAATTATTGGCTCCATTCGCTCCTTTTATTACGGAAGAAGTTAATGCGATGTTAGGTGAACAAAGTTCTGTTCATCATTCGTCATATCCTATTGCAAATGAAGCCTATTTAGTTCGAGATACAGCCATGTACCCTGTGAGCGTCAATGGAAAAAAGAGATATGAATGGACTGTATCTAAATCCATTAGTGATGATGAGTTGAAGCAACAAGTATTGGAATTGGAGGAAATTAAAAAATGGATTGAAGGGCATGATATTAAGAAATTAATTTTTGTTCCGGGAGAGCGATCAATATTGTGA
- a CDS encoding DUF721 domain-containing protein — MKRNNDQPISEVLKAFSEQTAFKDKLAMKKIETVWLQLYSSLVKDHTTKIYVKQNKVSIYINSSVLKKELLLNKNKILDQMNANLKEFVIEELEFR, encoded by the coding sequence ATGAAACGAAATAACGATCAACCCATTTCAGAGGTGCTCAAGGCATTTTCAGAACAAACTGCCTTTAAAGATAAATTGGCCATGAAGAAAATTGAAACCGTTTGGCTTCAACTTTACAGCTCATTGGTCAAAGATCACACCACTAAAATTTATGTAAAACAAAATAAAGTAAGTATCTACATAAACTCATCCGTATTAAAAAAAGAGCTACTCTTAAATAAAAATAAAATCCTTGATCAAATGAATGCCAACCTGAAAGAATTCGTCATTGAAGAATTAGAATTTAGATAG
- the recF gene encoding DNA replication and repair protein RecF (All proteins in this family for which functions are known are DNA-binding proteins that assist the filamentation of RecA onto DNA for the initiation of recombination or recombinational repair.), with protein MYLSRLKLLQFKNISDLSLTIGPGFNFIIGNNGVGKTNIMDAIYYACLSKSFFQASDKLVVQHNTDFFRLEADFINQDKTHQLIIKYKPQSIKELSWDDKIYTKASEHIGKIPVVMIVPDDVFTFIHHSDDRRKFMDQTLVQIDSEYLQHLNTYNRILKQRNAALKLMKQSNRRDDQLLEIYEQGLLIAAQYIYNKRKQFIEDIGPMLASYSNKISQNKQGSTITFESDASQDLGILWATQRDKDFYTQRTNAGIHKDQLEPFFNEKPLRQFGSQGQIKTFLLALRLAQYKFLFQFSGKKPILILDDLFSKMDSARVQQLLFLLEAEHTGQCFITDTHLDRAQQLIKKISVESQIFQINDGNLALHETK; from the coding sequence ATGTACTTAAGTCGACTAAAACTTTTACAATTCAAGAATATCTCTGATCTTTCCTTGACCATTGGGCCAGGATTCAACTTTATTATTGGAAATAATGGTGTTGGCAAAACAAATATTATGGACGCCATCTATTATGCCTGTCTGAGCAAAAGTTTTTTTCAGGCATCAGATAAATTAGTAGTTCAGCACAATACTGATTTTTTTAGATTGGAAGCCGATTTCATAAACCAAGATAAAACGCATCAACTTATTATTAAATACAAACCTCAATCCATAAAAGAACTGAGTTGGGATGATAAAATTTATACCAAGGCATCTGAACATATTGGTAAAATTCCAGTAGTAATGATAGTGCCGGATGATGTTTTTACATTTATCCATCATTCCGATGATCGAAGAAAATTTATGGATCAAACATTGGTCCAAATTGATTCAGAATATCTTCAACATTTAAACACTTATAATAGAATTTTAAAGCAAAGAAATGCTGCTTTGAAATTGATGAAACAATCCAACCGCCGAGATGATCAATTATTAGAAATTTATGAACAAGGTCTGTTGATTGCAGCACAATACATTTACAACAAACGAAAACAATTTATTGAAGACATTGGCCCAATGCTTGCTTCCTATTCTAACAAAATCAGTCAAAACAAACAAGGTTCAACTATAACATTTGAATCTGACGCCAGCCAGGATCTTGGTATCTTATGGGCCACACAAAGGGACAAAGACTTTTATACCCAACGAACTAATGCTGGGATCCATAAAGATCAATTAGAACCCTTTTTCAATGAAAAGCCATTAAGACAATTTGGTTCACAAGGCCAAATTAAAACGTTTTTGCTTGCTTTAAGATTAGCTCAATATAAATTTCTGTTCCAATTCTCCGGAAAGAAACCCATATTAATATTAGATGATTTATTTTCAAAAATGGATAGCGCTAGAGTTCAACAATTACTATTTTTGCTTGAAGCAGAACATACAGGACAATGTTTTATCACAGACACCCATTTAGATCGAGCCCAACAATTGATCAAAAAAATATCTGTAGAAAGTCAAATTTTTCAAATCAATGATGGTAATTTAGCTTTACATGAAACGAAATAA
- the pdhA gene encoding pyruvate dehydrogenase (acetyl-transferring) E1 component subunit alpha: MASTVTAKSPKIKASIESQYSKETWLKWYETMLRIRKFEEKTLMMYSLQKIRGFCHVYIGQEAIAAGLVTGIKTEDALVTAYRQHGIALSRGLSAASCMAELFGKETGCVKGKGGSMHFFSKEHRFFGGNGIVGAQIPIGTGIAFAEKYRETGLLCVTMFGDGAARQGALYESFNMAMLWKLPVIYIVENNGYAMGTSVDRTSNVHELYKIGLAFDMPSESVDGMDPVAVHEAVSKAASHCRSGSGPYFLEIKTYRYRGHSVSDPGNYRSKEEVEHYKTLDPVLVTESRILAHKIATQDEIVAIQEAIQHEIDDAVKFAEESAFPAPESLYDDNYVQKDYPYIKD; this comes from the coding sequence ATGGCATCAACAGTAACGGCTAAGTCTCCAAAAATTAAGGCATCTATTGAATCTCAATACAGTAAAGAAACCTGGTTGAAATGGTATGAGACCATGCTGAGAATCAGAAAATTCGAAGAAAAAACCTTAATGATGTATTCATTGCAAAAAATAAGAGGTTTTTGTCATGTTTACATAGGTCAGGAAGCTATTGCTGCAGGATTGGTCACTGGGATTAAAACAGAAGATGCCTTGGTAACAGCGTATAGACAACATGGAATAGCTTTATCCAGAGGGCTTTCAGCTGCATCTTGTATGGCTGAATTATTCGGTAAAGAAACCGGATGTGTTAAAGGAAAAGGCGGATCAATGCATTTCTTTTCAAAGGAACACCGTTTTTTTGGTGGAAATGGAATAGTTGGAGCTCAGATACCTATTGGAACCGGTATTGCTTTTGCGGAAAAATATAGGGAAACCGGACTTTTATGCGTTACCATGTTTGGTGATGGTGCAGCACGACAAGGCGCTCTTTATGAATCATTTAACATGGCTATGCTATGGAAACTACCGGTGATTTATATCGTTGAAAATAATGGATATGCCATGGGGACTAGTGTGGATCGCACCAGTAATGTACACGAGTTATATAAGATTGGATTGGCTTTCGACATGCCTTCAGAATCGGTAGATGGAATGGATCCGGTTGCGGTTCATGAAGCTGTTTCAAAGGCAGCTTCTCATTGCAGGTCTGGATCTGGACCCTATTTCTTAGAAATTAAGACCTACAGGTATCGTGGGCACTCAGTATCAGATCCAGGCAATTATAGATCTAAAGAAGAGGTGGAGCATTACAAAACGCTGGATCCTGTATTGGTAACGGAATCACGTATTTTGGCACATAAAATCGCAACTCAGGATGAAATAGTAGCTATTCAAGAGGCTATTCAGCATGAAATAGATGATGCTGTTAAGTTTGCTGAAGAATCGGCATTTCCGGCACCTGAATCATTATATGATGATAATTATGTGCAGAAGGACTACCCGTATATCAAGGATTAA
- a CDS encoding T9SS type A sorting domain-containing protein, whose translation MRQLYCFLILCISFNLSYSQVCVPDSIYRDSSAGVYPKPITADRPNGGISKKACINKPYDFTMTVIIPDTLTIPGIPFLINLEYAKINPTGAISNLPVGISYECNPPDCKFLKKTQGCIILKGTPTSANTPKDYKPIIMLTMGTSFGPIDISYPGAQFPGEYILTLLDESCSVASKDIYLKNNAWYPNPCEGFLFNPSNRVEQVKLINSQGQLVQLEHQINGGLEFNHALPNGVYLLMWQDGDLKLSQRIMLIR comes from the coding sequence ATGCGACAATTATACTGCTTTTTAATACTTTGTATCAGTTTTAATTTAAGTTATAGCCAAGTTTGCGTGCCTGATTCTATATACAGGGATTCTTCCGCTGGTGTCTATCCAAAGCCAATTACAGCAGACAGACCAAACGGTGGAATTTCAAAAAAGGCATGTATAAACAAACCTTATGATTTTACTATGACCGTAATTATTCCAGATACTTTAACTATACCTGGTATTCCTTTTCTAATCAATCTGGAATATGCTAAAATCAATCCAACTGGTGCTATTAGTAATTTGCCAGTAGGTATTAGTTATGAATGCAACCCCCCTGATTGTAAATTTCTTAAAAAAACCCAAGGATGTATTATATTAAAAGGGACGCCAACCAGTGCCAATACGCCCAAGGATTATAAGCCCATCATTATGCTTACCATGGGCACCTCCTTTGGTCCAATTGATATCAGTTATCCAGGTGCACAGTTTCCCGGCGAATATATCTTGACTTTATTAGATGAGTCCTGTAGTGTAGCTTCAAAAGATATATACTTAAAGAATAATGCTTGGTATCCAAATCCATGTGAAGGATTTTTATTCAATCCATCTAATCGTGTGGAACAGGTAAAATTAATTAATAGTCAGGGACAATTAGTTCAGCTAGAACATCAAATCAATGGTGGATTAGAATTTAATCATGCATTGCCAAATGGAGTATATTTATTAATGTGGCAAGATGGAGATTTAAAATTGTCACAAAGGATTATGTTGATTAGATAA
- a CDS encoding tetratricopeptide repeat protein — protein sequence MAKGYRQSTQRKGSVNTSTSGGDDTIIDIAEVKHQAENYYDKHKMLILGVLGGLALVLGGYIAYKYLYIEPQQKEALEQMYQAEMMFEKDSFELALNNPGGGFSGFKDIVENFGATPAGNLARYYAGMCNLNMGNMPEAKAYFEEFKASGEVMPILKNGALGDISADLAEFGAAISYYEKAISVRKNDFLTPVYLKKIGVLKEQQGDKAGALKAYTEIKENYPNSPDGSNIDRFIIRVK from the coding sequence ATGGCAAAAGGATATAGACAAAGTACTCAAAGGAAAGGATCTGTTAATACGTCTACAAGTGGTGGAGATGATACCATTATAGATATTGCGGAAGTTAAGCACCAAGCAGAGAATTATTATGATAAACACAAAATGCTTATTTTAGGTGTTTTAGGAGGATTGGCTTTGGTTTTAGGTGGTTATATCGCGTATAAATATTTGTATATTGAACCTCAACAAAAAGAAGCATTAGAGCAAATGTATCAGGCAGAAATGATGTTTGAAAAAGATTCTTTCGAATTGGCTCTTAATAACCCGGGAGGAGGATTTTCCGGATTTAAGGACATCGTAGAGAATTTTGGTGCAACACCTGCCGGAAATTTAGCTCGATATTATGCAGGAATGTGTAATTTAAACATGGGCAATATGCCTGAAGCAAAAGCTTATTTTGAAGAATTTAAAGCCAGCGGAGAAGTAATGCCTATATTAAAGAATGGTGCATTAGGTGATATAAGTGCAGATTTAGCAGAGTTTGGTGCCGCCATTTCTTATTATGAAAAGGCTATTTCCGTGCGTAAAAATGATTTTTTGACTCCGGTTTATCTAAAGAAAATAGGTGTACTAAAAGAACAACAAGGTGATAAAGCTGGGGCACTTAAGGCTTATACTGAGATTAAAGAGAATTATCCTAACTCTCCGGACGGATCAAATATTGATCGGTTTATTATACGGGTCAAATAG
- a CDS encoding 6,7-dimethyl-8-ribityllumazine synthase: MAGILPSANSELAVIQTGHFEKTKIGIVVSEWNSPITNALQDACMTTLINLGIQQKHIKLHKVPGAYELPLAAKWLLDQSYVQGVICLGCVIKGDTKHDEYINHAIASGIMNLSLSYSKPVVFGVLTTKNRKQAEERSGGKLGNKGEESALALIKMLQLHENIGTPSNKKA; encoded by the coding sequence ATGGCAGGTATACTTCCTTCTGCCAATTCAGAACTGGCTGTAATTCAGACTGGACATTTTGAAAAAACCAAGATAGGTATAGTGGTTTCTGAATGGAATAGCCCTATAACCAATGCATTGCAAGATGCATGTATGACCACATTAATCAACTTAGGCATACAGCAAAAGCATATTAAGCTACATAAAGTTCCAGGAGCTTACGAATTGCCATTAGCTGCAAAATGGTTGTTGGATCAATCCTATGTCCAAGGGGTAATTTGTCTGGGTTGTGTAATCAAGGGAGATACCAAACACGATGAATACATTAACCATGCTATTGCCAGTGGCATAATGAATTTATCCTTAAGCTATTCCAAACCGGTTGTTTTTGGGGTTTTGACAACTAAAAATAGAAAACAAGCAGAGGAACGCTCGGGTGGGAAATTAGGTAATAAGGGCGAAGAATCAGCTCTTGCTTTAATTAAGATGCTTCAATTGCATGAAAATATTGGAACCCCTTCTAACAAAAAAGCATAA
- a CDS encoding TonB-dependent receptor: MKTTKIFICIIIICSFLIQLQGQATIQGMINDAANGMPLSGVIIQINSQGTSSLPDGSYLLEISSGSHEILFTYPGYEIVRKKIAVLDSDKIILNISLKETNIILQTAVISTSKYEVPISESTISIDVLKPNTPEKLNSTSIQQVLDRVPGVQIIDGQANIRGGSGFSYGAGSRVMLIMDDLPYLQPDAGFPNWDDIPLEQVGQIEILKGAASSLYGSAAMNGVIHFRTINPSIEPYTAISLMPKIYFKPKSNNEWWGKEGSEHTTPGELAISFIRRQKIGNWDYNLGGYYINKTGYNKGHNNEFGRFNALVRRRINDRFLVSLGLNLNQGMSSSYFYWKDKGLFEGDTTSFSHSKKLRFTVDPSLQYFTSKHYKHKLLSRWMHIENGSDNNQSNKSENLFLDYQIHKLFEHSQFNFSAGMVCNYSYTNSKLFSDTIIRSLNLAPYMQVEKKLFNRLTISGGIRFEYYRLNGPQLVGNKLIENPSIDYRPVYRLGANLKLAQSTFLRCSWGQGFRFPTLAEKYIETNAGVIKITPNPDLKSEFGESYELGIKQGFKLGFYKGILDLSVFASKYQDMMEFSLIFVNFAPKFQSQNVGDTYIRGLELSLQGVVEVNHHKFLVNGGYTYLIPLFQEWDLTGKELSINATSGATRAQLNAFASSSNINILKYRNKHLFRMDIEYNYHSFFVGVNFNYASHTIAVDQLFEREAFFKGIKSYRDEHNTGYRIYDTRIGYQFSKITAQININNLTNEDYSIRPGLMEGPRNISARLTWKM; encoded by the coding sequence ATGAAAACTACAAAAATATTTATTTGCATCATTATTATTTGCTCTTTTTTGATACAACTACAAGGACAAGCAACAATTCAAGGAATGATCAACGATGCAGCTAATGGTATGCCTCTGAGTGGTGTGATCATACAAATCAATAGTCAAGGAACTTCATCTTTACCAGATGGCTCTTATCTGCTTGAAATTTCCTCAGGGTCACATGAAATCTTATTTACTTATCCCGGCTATGAAATCGTAAGAAAAAAAATTGCTGTATTAGACTCTGACAAAATCATACTCAATATTTCTCTAAAAGAAACCAATATTATATTACAAACGGCTGTCATCAGTACTTCCAAATATGAAGTACCCATAAGCGAATCAACCATATCGATTGATGTACTTAAACCTAATACGCCGGAAAAACTAAATAGCACTTCAATACAACAAGTCTTAGATCGTGTTCCAGGGGTTCAAATCATCGATGGTCAGGCTAACATAAGAGGTGGTTCTGGATTTAGTTATGGGGCAGGAAGTCGGGTGATGCTCATTATGGATGATTTGCCTTATTTACAACCTGACGCAGGCTTTCCAAATTGGGATGACATTCCATTGGAACAAGTTGGCCAAATAGAAATCTTGAAGGGAGCAGCATCTTCATTATATGGATCTGCAGCCATGAATGGTGTCATCCATTTTCGCACAATAAACCCATCCATTGAACCCTATACCGCTATCAGTTTAATGCCAAAAATTTATTTCAAACCTAAGTCAAATAACGAATGGTGGGGAAAAGAAGGATCAGAACACACCACTCCGGGTGAATTGGCCATCTCCTTCATTCGACGACAAAAAATTGGAAATTGGGATTATAATTTGGGTGGATATTACATCAATAAAACGGGATACAACAAAGGTCACAATAATGAATTCGGTAGATTCAATGCATTGGTGCGCAGAAGGATAAACGACCGCTTTTTAGTCTCATTAGGACTTAATTTAAATCAAGGAATGAGTTCCAGTTATTTTTACTGGAAAGACAAAGGTTTATTTGAAGGAGATACCACATCTTTTAGCCATTCTAAAAAACTTAGATTTACTGTTGATCCAAGTTTACAATATTTTACTTCAAAACATTACAAACACAAATTATTAAGCCGTTGGATGCATATCGAAAATGGTTCTGACAACAATCAATCCAATAAGAGTGAAAACTTGTTTCTAGATTATCAAATTCATAAACTATTTGAACATAGTCAATTCAATTTTTCTGCAGGGATGGTTTGCAATTATTCCTACACCAATTCAAAACTATTTAGTGATACCATAATCAGAAGTTTGAATTTAGCACCATATATGCAAGTTGAAAAAAAATTATTTAATAGATTGACCATTAGCGGTGGTATTCGATTCGAATATTATCGTTTAAATGGGCCACAACTCGTCGGCAATAAACTTATAGAAAATCCAAGTATTGATTATCGTCCAGTGTATCGGTTAGGAGCGAATTTAAAATTAGCACAAAGTACCTTTTTACGTTGTTCTTGGGGCCAAGGATTTAGATTCCCAACGCTGGCAGAAAAATATATTGAAACCAATGCTGGTGTTATAAAAATCACTCCAAATCCTGATCTCAAATCTGAATTTGGAGAGTCGTACGAATTAGGCATAAAGCAAGGATTTAAATTAGGCTTTTACAAGGGCATATTAGACCTATCCGTGTTTGCTTCAAAATATCAAGACATGATGGAATTTTCACTCATATTTGTCAACTTCGCTCCTAAATTTCAATCTCAAAATGTTGGTGATACTTATATCAGAGGCCTTGAATTAAGTTTACAAGGAGTTGTAGAAGTTAATCATCATAAATTTTTGGTAAATGGTGGATATACCTATTTGATTCCCCTTTTTCAAGAATGGGATTTAACTGGAAAAGAATTATCCATCAATGCAACTTCTGGTGCAACAAGGGCTCAGCTGAATGCATTTGCATCTTCATCAAATATTAATATTTTGAAATATAGAAATAAGCACCTATTCCGCATGGATATAGAATACAATTACCATTCCTTTTTTGTAGGGGTGAATTTCAATTATGCAAGCCATACAATAGCTGTAGATCAACTTTTTGAACGCGAAGCTTTCTTTAAAGGCATCAAATCATATCGCGATGAACACAACACTGGATACAGAATATATGATACTAGAATTGGATATCAATTCAGCAAAATAACCGCCCAAATAAACATCAATAATCTGACGAATGAAGATTACTCTATCAGACCAGGATTAATGGAAGGACCAAGAAATATAAGCGCCAGATTGACTTGGAAGATGTAA
- a CDS encoding MBL fold metallo-hydrolase, translated as MIQSIHIIDAGKFKLDGGAMFGVVPKSMWGKMNPPDENNMCTWGLSCLLIRTQDRNILVDTGMGNKQDERFRSHFSPHGDGSIEKSLTNLGLTVSDITDVFLTHLHFDHCGGAVERTIDGVLQPAFPNAVYWTNEKHWNWAMQPNDREKASFLKENFVPLLEHNKLKYIDFSQDVIDWIEGIKIHFFYGHTEALMGLEFEYVGQTYWYTADLIPSSYHISLPFVMAYDVRPLLTLKEKEFVLNQLVSKNGILILEHDPLHDACTVKVNESKRIVLDDYVGIG; from the coding sequence ATGATTCAATCGATACATATAATTGATGCGGGTAAATTTAAATTAGACGGTGGTGCAATGTTTGGTGTCGTACCAAAATCCATGTGGGGCAAGATGAATCCCCCGGATGAGAATAATATGTGTACATGGGGTTTGAGCTGTTTGTTGATCAGAACCCAAGATAGGAACATATTGGTTGACACCGGAATGGGAAATAAACAGGATGAGCGTTTTAGATCCCATTTTTCACCTCATGGTGATGGATCCATAGAAAAGTCACTAACTAACTTAGGACTTACTGTATCGGATATTACGGATGTCTTTTTAACGCATTTGCATTTTGATCATTGTGGAGGAGCAGTGGAGCGAACGATAGATGGTGTATTGCAACCAGCCTTTCCGAATGCAGTTTATTGGACCAATGAAAAACATTGGAATTGGGCCATGCAACCCAATGATCGGGAAAAAGCATCTTTTCTTAAAGAAAATTTTGTTCCCCTGTTAGAACACAACAAATTAAAATATATCGACTTTAGTCAGGATGTGATCGACTGGATAGAAGGAATAAAAATCCATTTTTTTTACGGACACACAGAAGCATTGATGGGGCTTGAATTTGAATATGTTGGCCAAACCTATTGGTATACTGCGGATTTAATTCCATCTTCTTATCATATTTCTTTACCATTTGTAATGGCTTATGATGTTAGACCATTGTTGACCTTGAAAGAAAAAGAATTTGTCCTTAATCAACTGGTTTCTAAAAATGGAATTTTAATTCTCGAGCACGATCCTCTGCATGATGCTTGCACAGTGAAGGTCAATGAATCTAAGAGGATCGTTTTGGATGATTATGTGGGGATAGGGTAG